A part of Paenibacillus donghaensis genomic DNA contains:
- the clpP gene encoding ATP-dependent Clp endopeptidase proteolytic subunit ClpP, producing the protein MSLVPMVVETTSRGERSYDIYSRLLKDRIIFLSSAINDDVANLVIAQLLFLAADDPEKDIHLYLNSPGGSVTAGMGIYDTMQYIKPDVSTICVGMAASMGSLLLTAGAPGKRFALTNSEVMIHQPLGGVQGQASDIWIHTDWILKTKAKLNQIYVDRTGQPLGKIERDTDRDNFMSAEEAKDYGLIDQILSSPIKS; encoded by the coding sequence ATGAGTCTGGTACCAATGGTTGTAGAAACGACAAGTCGCGGTGAACGCTCATACGATATCTATTCCAGATTACTGAAGGATCGCATCATCTTCCTGAGCAGTGCGATTAACGATGATGTCGCCAATCTGGTTATCGCCCAGCTGCTGTTCCTGGCGGCGGATGATCCCGAAAAGGATATTCACTTGTACCTCAACTCTCCCGGTGGTTCTGTCACAGCCGGCATGGGTATATATGATACAATGCAATACATTAAACCGGACGTATCCACGATTTGTGTAGGGATGGCGGCAAGCATGGGATCTTTGCTGCTAACAGCCGGAGCACCAGGCAAGAGATTCGCGCTGACCAACAGCGAGGTTATGATTCACCAGCCGCTGGGTGGCGTTCAGGGTCAGGCATCTGACATCTGGATTCACACGGATTGGATTCTCAAGACGAAGGCGAAACTGAATCAGATATATGTAGATCGCACAGGTCAGCCCCTTGGCAAAATCGAACGGGACACAGACCGCGATAACTTCATGAGCGCGGAAGAAGCGAAGGATTACGGGTTAATTGACCAGATTCTTTCTTCACCGATCAAATCTTAA